One Eptesicus fuscus isolate TK198812 chromosome 11, DD_ASM_mEF_20220401, whole genome shotgun sequence genomic region harbors:
- the OSGEPL1 gene encoding tRNA N6-adenosine threonylcarbamoyltransferase, mitochondrial isoform X7 produces the protein MPGLALSLGVGLAFSLQLVGQLKKPFIPIHHMEAHALTIRLTNEVDFPFLVLLISGGHCLLALVRGVSDFLLLGQSLDIAPGDMLDKVARRLSLVRHPECAAMSGGRAIEHLAKRGNRLRFDLTPPMHRAKNCDFSFTGLQHAIDRIVTKKEKEEGLEPGQVLSSAPDIAAAAQHATACHLAKRTHRALLFCQQRGLLPPSNAALVVSGGVASNFYIRKALEIVTDATQCALLCPPPRLCTDNGVMIAWNGIERLRAGVGILYDTGGVRYEPRCPLGVDISKEVAEAAIKVPRLKMEI, from the exons ATGCCCGGCCTCGCGCTGAGCCTGGGCGTGGGCCTGGCGTTCAGCCTGCAGCTGGTGGGCCAGCTGAAGAAGCCCTTCATCCCCATCCACCACATGGAGGCTCACGCGCTCACGATCCGGCTGACGAATGAAGTGGACTTTCCTTTCTTAGTTCTCCTGATTTCTGGAGGCCACTGTCTGCTGGCCTTGGTCAGAGGAGTCTCAGACTTCCTGCTTCTTGGACAGTCTTTGGACATAGCGCCGGGTGACATGCTTGACAAG GTCGCGAGAAGACTGTCTTTGGTGAGACACCCGGAGTGCGCCGCCATGAGCGGCGGGAGGGCCATCGAGCACTTGGCGAAACGGGGAAACAGACTGCGTTTTGATCTCACACCGCCCATGCATCGTGCTAAGAACTGTGACTTCTCTTTCACGGGACTTCAGCATGCTATCGATAGGATagtaacaaagaaggaaaaagaggaag GCCTGGAGCCGGGGCAGGTCCTGTCCTCGGCCCCCGACATCGCGGCCGCCGCGCAGCACGCCACCGCCTGCCACCTCGCCAAGCGCACGCACCGCGCCCTCCTGTTCTGCCAGCAGAGAGGCCTGCTGCCCCCCAGCAACGCCGCCCTG GTTGTGTCTGGAGGAGTTGCCAGCAACTTCTACATCCGGAAAGCTCTGGAAATTGTAACAGATGCCACCCAGTGCGCACTGCTGTGTCCTCCCCCCAGACTGTGCACGGACAATGGCGTGATGATCGCGTG GAACGGGATCGAGAGACTGCGTGCCGGCGTGGGCATTTTGTACGACACAGGCGGCGTCCGCTATGAGCCGAG ATGTCCTCTGGGGGTGGATATATCCAAAGAAGTTGCAGAAGCCGCCATAAAAGTTCCACGATTAAAAATGGAGATttga